The genome window AGCTAAAAGATAATTTTATGAAAATTTACAATCCTTTATTTAAAGGAGCTTTGATACGTTGTGATTTTTTTGTGATAGATGATGAGGTTTATTTAAATGAGATTAATCCAAACCCAGGATCTTTAGCAAATTATTTGTTTGAAGATTTTACTAGCGTGATTAATAATTTGGCTGAAAATATAGAACTAGAAAGACAAATAAAAATTGATTATGCTTTTATTCATAGTATTAATGGGCAAAAAGGTAAGCTATAATCATGGCGACTTTTAGCAAAGATGAAATTTATACTGCTACTGAAGTGGTAAGAAATTTCAGCACTATGCTTGAAAAAACAAAAAAGAGTGAAAATGGTAGACTTGTGATCGTAAAAAACAATAAATTTGAAGCAGTGCTTTTGAGTTTTGAAGAATATGAGCGTTTAAACGAGGC of Campylobacter sp. 2014D-0216 contains these proteins:
- a CDS encoding type II toxin-antitoxin system Phd/YefM family antitoxin yields the protein MATFSKDEIYTATEVVRNFSTMLEKTKKSENGRLVIVKNNKFEAVLLSFEEYERLNEAVALLEKIYKDKKG